A genomic segment from Limisphaera ngatamarikiensis encodes:
- a CDS encoding CDP-paratose 2-epimerase has protein sequence MISRLHEFHPELRLPPEPFFRFFADAANLDALTPPRLHVYIASPLPTEMKTGTLMNDRLRVHGLPLHRCTRVNVWQPPHRFMDEPIRGPYRQSIHEHTFEVRHGGTPARNHVRHAVPLDWPVQRRPGRPSIERSFRFRSEALRGRSPATQPTPV, from the coding sequence TTGATCTCGCGATTGCACGAGTTTCATCCCGAACTCCGGCTGCCCCCGGAGCCATTCTTCCGCTTTTTCGCCGACGCGGCCAACCTCGACGCGCTCACGCCGCCGCGGCTGCATGTTTACATCGCCTCGCCGTTGCCCACCGAGATGAAAACCGGCACGCTGATGAATGACCGGCTGCGTGTGCACGGTCTGCCGTTGCACCGGTGCACCCGCGTCAACGTCTGGCAGCCGCCGCATCGATTCATGGACGAACCAATTCGTGGCCCTTATCGGCAATCGATTCACGAACACACTTTCGAGGTGCGCCACGGCGGCACGCCCGCCCGCAACCACGTGCGCCACGCTGTGCCGTTGGATTGGCCGGTTCAGCGCCGGCCGGGGCGGCCGAGCATCGAGCGGAGCTTCCGGTTTCGTTCCGAAGCCTTGCGCGGACGCTCCCCGGCAACGCAGCCAACTCCCGTATGA
- a CDS encoding TspO/MBR family protein, which yields MTTSNPTTRAPRPYLALAGWVLLCFAAASFGGLFMPGEWYAGLKKPSWNPPARVFGPVWTALYTMMAVAAWLVWKRGGFAAQRRPLALFLVQLALNAAWTPLFFGLHWTGVAFAEIVLLWLAIAATIAAFRPVSRVAAWLLVPYLTWVGFAAVLNFTLWRLNS from the coding sequence ATGACAACTTCAAACCCCACCACTCGTGCTCCGCGGCCTTACCTCGCGCTGGCCGGCTGGGTGTTGCTCTGTTTTGCCGCCGCGTCATTCGGCGGTTTGTTCATGCCGGGCGAATGGTATGCCGGACTGAAGAAACCGTCGTGGAATCCGCCGGCCCGGGTGTTCGGACCGGTGTGGACGGCGCTCTACACGATGATGGCGGTGGCGGCCTGGCTGGTGTGGAAGCGCGGCGGGTTCGCGGCACAGCGCCGGCCGCTCGCACTCTTCCTCGTGCAGCTGGCACTCAACGCTGCGTGGACGCCGCTGTTCTTCGGGCTGCATTGGACCGGCGTGGCCTTCGCCGAAATCGTGCTGCTTTGGCTGGCAATTGCGGCGACGATCGCCGCGTTTCGTCCGGTCAGCCGCGTCGCCGCGTGGCTGCTCGTGCCCTATCTGACGTGGGTCGGTT